The following proteins come from a genomic window of Stegostoma tigrinum isolate sSteTig4 chromosome 30, sSteTig4.hap1, whole genome shotgun sequence:
- the LOC125465846 gene encoding vimentin-type intermediate filament-associated coiled-coil protein-like has protein sequence MSVLSPVQIKEANAHLAAVHRRVTELERRLEAAERTVREQAERLMGKDRELQAAIRELTLRKDREMVDVQEKLQDCEGTVQRLQTVMKEKDNVIAQLRHRSQLLDKITRSRPLLDNLLSYMAEAERSQSDHVPNLDAQPGFLDDHAQSPFLGTNGLMNTSPSDRNFSVSEDDMEEPGQDDAIFGTTV, from the exons ATGTCGGTGCTGAGCCCGGTACAGATTAAAGAGGCGAACGCGCACTTGGCGGCCGTGCATCGCCGGGTGACGGAGCTGGAGCGGCGGCTCGAGGCGGCCGAGCGGACGGTGCGGGAACAGGCCGAGCGGCTAATGGGCAAAGACCGCGAGCTGCAGGCCGCGATCCGGGAGCTCACCCTGCGCAAGGACCG GGAGATGGTGGACGTGCAGGAGAAATTGCAGGATTGCGAAGGGACAGTGCAGAGGCTGCAGACTGTGATGAAGGAGAAAGACAACGTGATCGCCCAGCTGAGACACCGCAGTCAGCTGCTGGATAAAATCACCCGCAGCCGGCCCCTGCTCGACAACTTGCTGTCATACATGGCTGAGGCTGAGCGCTCACAGAGTGACCACGTCCCAAACCTTGATGCTCAGCCTGGCTTTCTTGATGACCATGCACAGTCCCCCTTCTTGGGAACCAATGGATTAATGAACACCAGCCCCAGTGACCGAAATTTCTCAGTTAGTGAGGATGACATGGAGGAACCTGGTCAAGATGATGCAATCTTTGGGACCACTGTTTAA
- the LOC125466061 gene encoding uncharacterized protein LOC125466061: protein MTEFVCAPQLEKEELRGFMAKFSPKEPSDVHRKQGTAVPVSIQSTFNDRQSPKAMNKGGLPLRMDSNINAFKQEGHKPLSGLKLGAQPGMRSQDALKFLSEVTKSAQTEKEESSNCTAGSIPLLMSSRAQWGPPDTSWQCQASTLGPSSKTEALRQNLIFKLQPPGSGDWKDCQVPGVRCPSSQRRENAHKELAIPKQRTLPSVTGPMPEKPKRPPRVSLQKYQRVTETQPVTSSVLPLAVKSQAHQLFIPIWPEDIEKVHLQIVKNNRQPMCQQEEDEYDDVEPVGLVRKKLKGLNIYPPIPPFIPGSTMEEETYDDITVLPDEFPDPPPEFSTIYDDVGVQAGTATTNSQRTADSIAQSVRTQNCMVELKYIPKNPHIQQF, encoded by the exons ATGACAGAGTTTGTCTGTGCGCCCCAGTTGGAGAAGGAAGAGTTAAGAGGCTTCATGGCAAAGTTTAGCCCCAAGGAACCCAGTGATGTGCATCGCAAGCAGGGCACTGCTGTTCCAGTCTCAATTCAGTCTACTTTCAATGACCGCCAGTCACCCAAAGCCATGAACAAGGGAGGGCTTCCTCTCAGAATGGACAGTAACATCAATGCCTTCAAACAGGAAGGCCATAAACCATTGTCAGGCCTAAAGCTAGGAGCTCAACCAGGAATGAGAAGTCAAGACGCTTTGAAATTTTTATCTGAAGTCACAAAGTCTGCGCAGACCGAGAAGGAAGAAAGCAGCAATTGCACTGCAGGATCTATTCCTCTTCTCATGAGCAGCAGAGCCCAATGGGGGCCTCCTGATACATCGTGGCAATGCCAGGCCTCTACACTAGGGCCTAGCAGCAAGACTGAGGCCTTGCGGCAGAACCTAATATTCAAGTTACAGCCTCCTGGCTCAGGAGACTGGAAGGATTGCCAAGTGCCTGGAGTCAGATGTCCATCGAGTCAGAGGAGAGAAAATGCACACAAAGAGCTAGCCATTCCCAAACAAAGAACTCTTCCATCTGTGACTGGGCCAATGCCAGAGAAACCAAAGCGTCCACCTAGAGTCAGCCTACAGAAGTACCAGAGAGTGACAGAAACTCAGCCAGTTACATCCTCGGTGCTGCCACTAG CAGTAAAGTCACAGGCTCATCAGTTGTTCATACCAATCTGGCCAGAAGATATTGAGAAGGTCCACCTACAGATTGTGAAAAATAACAGACAGCCCAT GTGTCAGCAAGAAGAGGATGAATACGATGATGTGGAGCCAGTGGGGTTAGTCAGGAAGAAGCTGAAGGGACTCAATATCTATCCTCCAATTCCACCTTTCATACCAGGCAGCACAATGGAAG AAGAAACGTATGATGACATTACCGTGCTCCCAGATGAGTTTCCTGACCCTCCACCAGAATTCAG CACTATCTATGACGATGTTGGAGTACAG GCAGGTACAGCAACAACTAACAGCCAGAGGACAGCCGATTCGATTGCTCAAAGTGTTAGGACTCAGAACTGCATGGTGGAGTTGAAATATATTCCCAAAAACCCACATATCCAGCAATTCTAG